One genomic segment of Bacteroidales bacterium includes these proteins:
- a CDS encoding DUF5011 domain-containing protein — protein MKKIIIFTLAAFSLSSCNLFFDNDTTAELSETSTKPTITLLGEPIISIKQGDSYNDAGVEAYVGNSLVDYTIVSGSVDVSQEGFYVVTYRAENQYGWDTYAYRTVLVYSGSPYGDDIAGEYKLSFEFREDISKHDVQGFWQMTNVYQEKGVEFPIVFADMGDNTYGIVPGEHITKGRYSGNAVKSGNIITFYLDIIGTDGTLISKEFSWTKI, from the coding sequence ATGAAAAAAATTATTATTTTTACTTTAGCAGCTTTCAGTTTAAGCTCATGTAATTTGTTTTTTGACAATGATACTACGGCGGAATTGTCTGAAACTTCTACAAAACCTACTATTACATTACTTGGAGAACCAATAATTAGTATAAAGCAAGGAGATTCATATAATGATGCAGGAGTTGAAGCATATGTTGGTAATTCATTAGTAGATTATACAATTGTTTCCGGTAGTGTGGATGTTAGTCAAGAAGGATTTTATGTAGTAACATATAGGGCAGAGAATCAGTATGGTTGGGATACATATGCATACAGAACTGTATTAGTATACTCCGGCTCTCCTTACGGTGATGATATTGCCGGAGAATATAAACTTAGTTTTGAATTTAGGGAAGATATTAGTAAACATGATGTTCAAGGTTTTTGGCAAATGACAAATGTATATCAAGAAAAAGGTGTAGAGTTTCCTATTGTTTTTGCAGATATGGGAGATAATACATATGGTATAGTTCCCGGTGAACACATAACAAAAGGACGTTATTCAGGAAATGCTGTTAAATCGGGAAATATAATTACATTCTATCTTGATATAATTGGTACTGACGGAACACTAATCAGTAAAGAATTTTCTTGGACCAAAATATAA
- a CDS encoding C10 family peptidase, translating into MRLSKLKILIILFIIPFFAKAEIINIEEAERTARNLYFEKSEVKQNNIIFENIIPYKNNEGNIVFYIFDVKDDNGFVIISAEDAYSPIIAYSIKSIFKIEGMPENIKGLYDNYGKKITYVRNNNIKATEQIGNEWKKYNVPFINFKSGNSVKAELLTTAKWNQSGGFDDWCPYDDDGYPPVGCVATAMGIIMKYWNYPLQGTGNTSYYEYPYGTLSANFGESHYFWNLMDNDSSGNTFEAHVSYHCAVAVHMDFGLEGSGAYVYYGSNSALNALKNYFNYKTDLNYKHKSSYSDAAWKVLLKDEIDAGRPLLFRGYDPIPPGGGHAWVCDGYENTGTDRFHFNLGWGGSNNAYYDINNICGFTDDTGAIFNIEPDGDNTYQSAPENLSAQLNTGNLNNFTVDLTWDAPTGKALTNYKIYRIDYDAESFNHIYEEITTVDASTTSYTDVADEVSDKDYLVQAIYSDGEGEAVSDYVKGMFDITFRVHDNVGNFLTSNGINCQVTFNGETNATGFGNAYFNQVPFGGNKIWIGSADGHPTTSGKVDVIEDESFNIYLDGSQANISTVENDLITVYPNPVKDILYVKMSNNIQAVTIEISDIAGKQLDKITIDSNDSMIDVSDLPNGFYFFKFNFDKETIVKKIIIE; encoded by the coding sequence ATGAGATTATCTAAACTTAAGATTTTAATAATTTTATTTATTATTCCTTTCTTTGCAAAGGCAGAAATAATAAATATTGAAGAAGCTGAAAGAACAGCGAGAAATTTATACTTTGAAAAATCAGAAGTAAAACAGAATAACATTATTTTTGAAAACATTATACCTTACAAAAATAATGAAGGGAATATTGTTTTTTACATTTTTGATGTTAAGGATGATAATGGTTTTGTTATTATTTCAGCTGAAGATGCTTATAGCCCGATTATTGCTTATTCGATTAAATCAATTTTCAAGATTGAGGGAATGCCTGAAAATATCAAAGGTTTATATGATAACTACGGTAAAAAAATAACTTATGTCAGAAATAATAATATTAAAGCAACTGAGCAAATCGGCAATGAATGGAAAAAATATAATGTCCCTTTTATTAATTTTAAATCCGGTAATAGCGTAAAAGCCGAATTATTAACTACTGCAAAATGGAATCAAAGCGGCGGATTTGATGATTGGTGTCCGTATGATGACGATGGATATCCTCCTGTAGGTTGTGTTGCAACTGCTATGGGAATAATTATGAAATATTGGAATTATCCGTTACAAGGTACAGGCAATACTTCTTATTATGAATATCCCTATGGAACATTATCTGCAAATTTCGGAGAATCTCACTATTTTTGGAATTTAATGGATAATGATAGCTCAGGAAATACTTTTGAAGCTCATGTATCATATCATTGTGCTGTAGCAGTACATATGGACTTTGGTCTTGAAGGATCCGGTGCTTATGTTTATTATGGCAGTAATTCAGCACTAAATGCTTTAAAAAATTATTTTAATTATAAAACTGATTTGAATTATAAACATAAATCTTCATATTCTGATGCTGCTTGGAAAGTATTGTTGAAAGATGAAATTGATGCAGGCAGACCATTGTTATTCAGAGGGTATGATCCTATACCTCCGGGAGGCGGGCATGCATGGGTATGTGACGGTTACGAAAACACAGGTACCGATAGATTTCATTTTAATTTGGGTTGGGGAGGATCTAATAACGCATATTATGACATAAATAATATATGTGGTTTTACTGATGATACAGGGGCAATATTCAATATTGAACCTGACGGGGATAATACTTATCAAAGTGCTCCCGAAAATTTGTCAGCTCAACTTAATACCGGTAATTTAAACAATTTTACAGTTGATTTAACATGGGATGCTCCAACAGGAAAAGCTCTGACAAATTATAAAATTTATAGAATAGACTATGATGCAGAAAGTTTTAATCATATTTATGAAGAAATAACTACAGTAGATGCATCAACAACTTCATATACAGATGTAGCAGATGAGGTAAGTGATAAAGATTATCTTGTACAAGCAATATACTCTGATGGTGAAGGCGAAGCTGTCAGTGATTATGTAAAAGGTATGTTTGATATTACTTTCAGAGTACATGACAATGTTGGAAACTTTCTTACCAGTAATGGAATAAATTGTCAAGTAACATTTAACGGAGAGACAAATGCTACCGGTTTTGGAAATGCATATTTTAATCAAGTCCCTTTTGGAGGGAATAAGATATGGATTGGATCTGCAGACGGACACCCGACTACTTCAGGTAAAGTTGATGTAATTGAAGATGAATCATTTAATATATATTTAGACGGAAGTCAAGCAAATATTAGTACTGTTGAAAATGATTTAATAACAGTATATCCTAATCCGGTAAAAGATATTTTATATGTTAAAATGTCAAATAATATTCAAGCTGTTACAATTGAGATATCTGACATAGCCGGTAAACAACTTGATAAAATTACAATTGATTCAAATGATTCAATGATTGATGTAAGTGATTTACCTAATGGTTTTTATTTCTTTAAATTTAATTTTGACAAAGAAACGATTGTTAAAAAAATAATTATAGAATAG
- a CDS encoding C10 family peptidase, whose product MKKLIPILFAVFFVNMVFAKPITEKQAVEVAQKYFKYRADNFQSSDIKSVHTNKYNGLTSCYVINFKEGGFVIVSADDRVKPILAYSLKNSAPENVDNAEVNYWLDVYNKQIEYAVINNLNNAVILNEWEGIRNENFSKSEKAVTPLLTTTWDQGGAYNDYCPTGTPTGCVATAMAQIMNYYEFPVTGAKSHAYDHPTYGNQSADFSTGNYDWASMPDGSASDAVAWLMYHCGVAVDMNYGPTGSGAASRDVTYTLANYFKYDQGLDYISIDDYSNSAWISILKNELDYARPVYYSGRSDASGGHAFVFDGYDDSDNFHVNWGWSGIYNGYFAIGSLNPGGSNFNDDNAAIIGIEPSTVENEEFLIVKKYSGLSDEAARISPYIGYMCAVDENVAWGIARDGSGETPTLDYRIYTRTTDGGQTWTANSVTDLGGTAFSMIFGLSDQIAYIAMYGTGTDYNHILRTTNGGTSWESILDASAASFFNVVHFFNTNDGVALGDPEGGEYEFYTTNDGGDTWVRVAGANIPDPNSSGEYGIVGFYTAIADTVWYTTNEGRVYKSTDMGYNWNVYNICTPGTNSQLSIAFDDGGLNGISVNEVADPETLYSTSDAGETWTQITSPSGNFYSTGISSVPGEANTFISVGADVQTQAAGISYTIDAGETWIEFPEYYQNYQFIYVDMLSWDKGFIGTFADEWSDGVFLSYGSHFPDLSANFYVGDMGDTLHCSSGVTFNNNSGGIITSYDWDFGADATPPTAGGIGPHNVVYSTGGEKTVELIISDGTDNDIFTDVIKVSENAPAAIDTIYGATIVITIGSTETYSVDADSELYTFYNWSENGTNWSGNGSTTNEFEVTFGGFDATSDITCYASNGCGDGGSYALSVHYTNGVDIEEINSNVNLFPNPATNNIEIDGIAGNSVLIYDISGKLVYSAIADSDNYIIDISDLAEGFYTVRISDGKEIRTGRFNIVR is encoded by the coding sequence ATGAAAAAATTAATACCGATTTTATTTGCTGTATTTTTTGTAAATATGGTTTTTGCAAAACCAATTACTGAAAAGCAAGCTGTTGAAGTAGCTCAAAAGTATTTTAAATACAGAGCCGACAATTTTCAAAGTTCAGATATTAAATCTGTTCACACTAATAAATATAATGGTTTAACAAGCTGTTATGTTATTAATTTTAAAGAAGGTGGTTTCGTTATTGTATCAGCTGATGACAGAGTGAAACCGATATTAGCATATTCTTTAAAAAATTCAGCTCCTGAAAATGTTGATAATGCAGAAGTCAACTATTGGCTTGACGTATATAACAAACAAATTGAATATGCTGTTATAAATAATTTAAATAACGCTGTTATATTAAATGAATGGGAAGGCATAAGGAATGAAAATTTTTCTAAATCTGAAAAAGCTGTTACACCTTTGTTGACTACAACTTGGGATCAAGGAGGTGCATATAATGATTATTGCCCGACCGGAACGCCTACCGGTTGTGTAGCTACAGCTATGGCACAAATTATGAATTATTATGAGTTTCCGGTTACCGGTGCCAAATCCCATGCTTACGACCATCCTACATACGGAAATCAATCTGCTGATTTTTCAACCGGTAATTATGATTGGGCAAGTATGCCTGACGGTTCTGCAAGTGATGCAGTTGCATGGTTAATGTATCATTGCGGTGTTGCTGTTGATATGAATTACGGTCCTACAGGTTCAGGTGCAGCAAGTAGAGATGTAACCTATACTTTAGCAAATTATTTTAAATATGATCAAGGATTAGATTATATCAGTATAGATGATTATTCAAATTCTGCATGGATATCTATCTTAAAAAATGAATTAGATTACGCAAGACCTGTATATTATTCCGGAAGAAGTGATGCATCAGGTGGACACGCCTTTGTTTTTGATGGGTATGATGATTCTGATAATTTTCATGTAAATTGGGGATGGAGTGGTATTTATAACGGATATTTTGCAATTGGTTCATTAAATCCCGGAGGAAGCAATTTTAATGATGATAATGCTGCAATTATAGGTATTGAACCTTCAACTGTTGAAAACGAAGAATTTCTTATAGTAAAAAAATATTCGGGACTTTCTGATGAAGCTGCTCGAATTTCTCCTTATATCGGTTACATGTGTGCTGTTGATGAAAATGTTGCATGGGGTATTGCAAGAGACGGAAGCGGAGAAACCCCTACTCTTGATTACAGGATTTATACAAGGACAACAGACGGCGGTCAAACTTGGACTGCTAATTCTGTTACTGATCTTGGCGGAACAGCTTTCTCTATGATTTTTGGATTAAGTGATCAAATTGCATATATTGCTATGTACGGAACAGGAACAGATTATAATCATATTCTGCGAACAACAAACGGAGGAACATCTTGGGAATCAATATTAGACGCCAGTGCTGCAAGTTTTTTCAATGTTGTACATTTCTTTAATACAAATGACGGTGTTGCCCTTGGTGATCCTGAAGGAGGTGAATATGAGTTTTATACAACAAATGACGGAGGAGATACATGGGTAAGAGTTGCCGGAGCAAATATACCTGATCCGAATTCATCCGGTGAATATGGTATTGTAGGATTTTATACTGCAATTGCTGATACAGTTTGGTATACTACAAACGAAGGAAGAGTTTATAAATCTACGGATATGGGCTATAATTGGAATGTTTATAATATTTGCACACCCGGTACTAATTCTCAATTAAGTATTGCATTTGATGATGGTGGATTAAACGGTATTTCTGTTAATGAAGTTGCTGATCCTGAAACATTATATTCTACATCTGACGCTGGTGAAACTTGGACACAGATAACTTCTCCTTCAGGGAATTTTTATTCAACCGGTATCTCATCAGTTCCCGGAGAAGCTAATACATTTATTAGTGTCGGGGCTGATGTTCAAACTCAGGCAGCGGGGATATCTTATACAATTGATGCCGGAGAAACTTGGATAGAGTTTCCTGAATATTATCAAAATTATCAATTTATTTATGTTGATATGTTAAGTTGGGATAAAGGTTTTATTGGTACTTTTGCTGATGAATGGAGCGATGGAGTATTCTTGTCATACGGTTCACATTTTCCCGATTTATCTGCAAATTTCTATGTGGGAGATATGGGGGATACATTGCATTGTTCTTCAGGTGTTACATTTAATAATAATTCCGGCGGTATTATTACTTCATATGATTGGGATTTTGGTGCAGATGCAACTCCTCCAACTGCTGGCGGAATAGGACCGCATAATGTCGTTTATTCTACAGGAGGAGAAAAAACAGTTGAATTAATTATTTCTGACGGTACTGATAATGATATATTTACCGATGTTATTAAAGTTTCTGAAAATGCACCTGCTGCTATTGATACTATTTATGGTGCAACTATAGTTATAACCATTGGTTCTACTGAAACATATTCAGTTGATGCTGATAGTGAATTATATACATTCTACAATTGGTCTGAAAACGGCACAAATTGGTCAGGAAACGGTAGTACTACTAATGAATTTGAGGTTACTTTTGGAGGTTTTGATGCAACTAGTGATATTACATGTTATGCATCAAACGGATGTGGTGACGGAGGCTCATATGCTTTATCTGTACATTACACAAACGGAGTTGATATTGAAGAAATTAATTCAAACGTTAATTTATTCCCAAATCCTGCAACAAATAATATTGAAATTGATGGTATTGCAGGTAATTCTGTTTTAATTTATGATATTTCAGGTAAACTGGTATATTCAGCAATTGCAGATTCTGATAATTATATCATAGATATATCTGATCTTGCTGAAGGATTTTATACTGTCAGAATTTCTGACGGAAAAGAAATTCGTACTGGGCGATTTAATATTGTAAGATAA
- a CDS encoding T9SS type A sorting domain-containing protein: protein MKKLFTFLIVSLMLITLGFSQTTLFEDDFESLTPGEKFVQQANQDWWDTWSNDPGGDEDPYVSTDYANSGSNSVVYAGVNDVILKLGDRASGEYEVIFYIYVETGQGGGYFNLQKWEDPGSEWAFNGYFYDDGTGFLEYNTTGNTFTYDLDQWVEVKSIIDLDNDIFEMYIDGVLVDTHQYSMQAFSATGEKRLGCINFYGGTSVDPYDFYIDDVSVIEVTASTPPVAGLDITEIITDGTANSTFNISNNGVEDLLYSIYPTYTSTSVKGENKQIILNNSKDNADLTYIAGNVGYYAYLFDGLRTMKEVIKITPEKLTSENAVGMYLNSVICYIGETSYIETVGGDPVDVEFKLKVWDRGTLLTPGPGNLITEQVFAATSYDQNVVTLDSPIYIDGRDLWFGFEYYGIGMIENVDTLFTLSRDDGTVVPDVNFISSGVGWQEEDGGNLGIIGLASGDPVIRWLSASPSTGSIVAADSDEITVSFDLTDLSTGTYTSTLVVSTNDPTNTFNEIPVTLNAVIIGVNSIENSGIMTFPNPATDIFTIVSDTEINIVKIMDLTGKLIQEVTPNSNSYKFDLSNLSKGVYIFNISTANQSVSRKIIVE, encoded by the coding sequence ATGAAAAAACTATTTACGTTTTTAATTGTAAGTTTAATGCTTATAACATTAGGCTTTTCACAAACAACACTTTTTGAAGATGATTTTGAAAGTTTAACTCCTGGAGAAAAATTTGTTCAACAAGCTAATCAAGATTGGTGGGATACATGGAGTAATGACCCCGGAGGAGATGAAGATCCTTATGTCTCAACAGATTATGCAAATAGTGGGAGCAATAGTGTTGTTTATGCAGGAGTTAATGATGTAATTTTGAAATTAGGAGACAGAGCAAGCGGAGAATATGAGGTAATATTTTATATTTATGTTGAAACAGGACAAGGCGGAGGTTATTTTAACTTGCAAAAATGGGAAGATCCAGGTAGTGAATGGGCTTTTAACGGATATTTCTATGATGACGGAACAGGCTTCTTGGAATATAATACAACAGGTAATACTTTCACTTATGATTTAGATCAATGGGTTGAAGTAAAAAGCATTATTGATTTAGATAATGATATATTTGAAATGTATATTGATGGTGTATTAGTTGATACACATCAATATAGCATGCAGGCTTTTAGTGCAACAGGTGAAAAAAGATTAGGTTGTATTAATTTTTACGGCGGAACAAGTGTTGATCCTTATGATTTTTATATTGATGATGTTTCAGTTATTGAGGTTACTGCTTCAACTCCACCTGTAGCCGGTCTTGATATTACAGAAATTATAACTGATGGAACTGCAAACAGTACATTTAATATTTCAAATAACGGTGTTGAAGATTTATTATATTCAATTTATCCTACATATACTTCTACTTCTGTAAAAGGAGAGAATAAACAAATTATACTGAATAATTCAAAAGATAATGCTGATTTGACTTATATTGCCGGTAATGTAGGGTACTATGCATATCTTTTTGATGGTTTAAGAACAATGAAAGAAGTAATTAAAATAACTCCTGAAAAACTTACTTCCGAGAATGCTGTTGGTATGTATTTGAATTCAGTTATTTGTTATATCGGTGAAACTTCTTATATAGAAACTGTTGGTGGTGATCCTGTAGATGTTGAGTTTAAATTAAAAGTATGGGATAGAGGTACATTATTAACTCCGGGGCCTGGAAATCTTATTACAGAGCAAGTATTTGCAGCTACATCATATGACCAAAATGTTGTGACATTGGATTCACCTATTTATATTGATGGACGTGATCTTTGGTTTGGTTTTGAATATTATGGTATTGGTATGATTGAAAATGTTGATACTTTATTTACTCTTAGTAGAGATGATGGAACTGTTGTTCCCGATGTTAATTTTATTTCAAGTGGAGTAGGATGGCAGGAAGAAGATGGAGGTAATCTTGGTATTATTGGACTTGCTTCCGGAGATCCTGTAATTCGCTGGTTATCAGCAAGTCCAAGTACAGGCTCAATTGTTGCTGCTGATTCAGATGAAATTACTGTAAGTTTTGATTTAACAGACTTATCTACAGGAACATATACTTCTACTCTAGTAGTATCAACAAATGATCCGACTAATACGTTTAATGAAATTCCTGTGACACTCAATGCGGTTATTATAGGTGTAAATAGTATTGAAAATTCAGGAATTATGACTTTCCCGAATCCGGCTACAGATATTTTTACTATTGTTTCTGATACAGAAATAAATATTGTAAAAATTATGGATTTAACCGGTAAATTAATTCAAGAAGTTACTCCAAATTCAAATTCTTATAAATTTGATTTGTCAAATCTGTCAAAAGGAGTATATATATTCAATATTAGTACTGCAAATCAGTCTGTCAGCAGAAAAATAATTGTTGAATAA
- a CDS encoding von Willebrand factor type A domain-containing protein yields the protein MKTKLMISMIAILLIVNQLNAQRTVTGKVTNEEGDDLPGVTIIAKGSNAATISDLSGSYTLVVPDRVITLIFQYIGYQDVEKPVADVVNVQMKADMEIQEVVVTALGRRRPLKRLSYAVVGSSNRVKVKGFSSNKNHREIPIDHNTEEYDHISENVFKSAKDNPVSTLSIDVDNASYSNVRRFLNAGQLPLKDAVRTEEMINYFTYDYPEPQGEHPFSFITEYSECPWNKENKLLHVGIQGKKLDYNDLKPSNFVFLLDVSGSMSCNNKLPLLKKSLLKLIDNLGRKDKVSIVVYAGAAGLVLPPTPAYEKDKIRKALNKLNAGGSTAGGAGIKLAYKTAKEAYIKGGNNRVILATDGDFNIGTSSTSELVRLIEEKRKDDIYLTILGFGMGNYKDGRMEQISNAGNGNYFYIDDIKEADKVFGKEMRANMFTIAKDVKIQIEFNPANVKAYRLIGYENRILNKEDFDDDTKDAGELGPGHTVTALYEIVPAGSSTEVKTFGKLKYQTAVFNGNSKFKDELMTLKFRYKPPKENKSILIEHIVRNELIKLNNTSDNYRFSASVAAFGMLLRDSEFTGNFDYPKVIKLASGSKGKDENKYRKEFIELIKKAENIKDNLADE from the coding sequence ATGAAAACAAAATTAATGATCAGTATGATTGCAATTTTATTAATTGTAAATCAATTAAATGCACAAAGAACAGTTACGGGAAAAGTAACTAATGAAGAAGGTGATGATTTGCCGGGTGTTACGATAATAGCTAAAGGTAGTAATGCTGCAACAATCTCTGATTTGTCCGGTTCATACACATTAGTCGTGCCTGACAGAGTAATAACTTTGATATTTCAATATATCGGATATCAAGATGTTGAAAAGCCGGTTGCAGATGTTGTAAATGTTCAAATGAAGGCAGATATGGAGATTCAAGAGGTAGTTGTTACGGCTCTTGGCAGAAGAAGACCGTTAAAAAGATTAAGTTATGCAGTAGTTGGTTCATCTAACAGGGTTAAAGTAAAGGGATTTTCAAGTAATAAAAATCATAGAGAAATACCAATTGATCATAATACAGAAGAATACGATCATATTTCTGAAAATGTATTTAAAAGTGCAAAAGATAATCCTGTTTCTACTCTGTCAATTGATGTTGATAATGCATCCTATTCAAATGTAAGACGATTTTTAAATGCAGGACAACTACCGCTGAAAGATGCCGTTAGAACAGAGGAAATGATCAATTATTTTACTTATGATTATCCTGAACCGCAAGGAGAACATCCTTTTTCATTTATAACGGAATATTCTGAATGCCCTTGGAATAAAGAAAATAAATTATTACATGTTGGTATTCAAGGTAAAAAATTAGATTATAATGATCTTAAACCTTCAAATTTTGTATTCCTTCTCGATGTTTCAGGTTCTATGAGCTGCAATAATAAATTGCCCTTATTAAAAAAGTCATTATTAAAATTGATTGATAATCTCGGCAGAAAAGATAAAGTTTCTATTGTTGTATATGCCGGAGCGGCAGGCCTTGTTTTACCTCCGACTCCCGCCTATGAAAAGGATAAGATACGAAAAGCATTAAATAAGTTAAATGCAGGCGGATCCACAGCAGGAGGTGCCGGTATAAAGCTGGCTTATAAAACCGCTAAAGAAGCATATATTAAGGGCGGTAATAACCGAGTGATATTGGCAACCGACGGAGATTTTAATATCGGCACTTCATCAACAAGCGAGTTGGTCAGACTTATTGAAGAAAAAAGAAAAGATGATATTTATTTGACAATTCTCGGTTTTGGAATGGGAAATTATAAAGACGGCAGAATGGAACAGATCAGCAATGCCGGAAACGGAAATTATTTCTATATTGATGACATTAAAGAAGCTGATAAAGTTTTCGGAAAAGAGATGAGAGCCAATATGTTTACAATAGCTAAAGATGTTAAGATTCAAATTGAATTTAATCCTGCAAATGTAAAAGCATATAGATTAATCGGATATGAAAACAGAATTTTAAATAAAGAAGATTTTGACGATGATACAAAAGATGCAGGTGAACTCGGACCCGGACATACTGTTACGGCTTTATATGAAATTGTTCCGGCAGGATCAAGTACTGAAGTAAAAACTTTTGGTAAATTAAAATATCAGACTGCTGTGTTTAACGGAAATTCAAAATTTAAAGATGAATTAATGACATTGAAATTCAGATATAAACCACCGAAAGAAAATAAAAGCATTTTAATAGAGCATATTGTTCGTAATGAGCTTATTAAATTGAATAATACATCTGATAATTATAGATTTTCGGCATCAGTTGCAGCTTTCGGTATGTTGTTAAGAGATTCTGAATTTACGGGTAATTTTGACTACCCTAAAGTGATTAAACTTGCTTCCGGTTCAAAAGGAAAAGATGAAAATAAATACAGAAAAGAATTTATTGAATTGATAAAAAAGGCAGAAAACATTAAAGATAATTTAGCTGATGAATAA
- a CDS encoding T9SS type A sorting domain-containing protein: protein MKKLLTFMLGVLFVTGIVAQDGKNRTAVPVKSQKKIISLGTCNTLNSKLIPDAVPVGFTNYDLQTNDGIAKRLINHGDGTFSTVWIQYQGETLPGAPERGSGYNYYDGSSWLYTLLTEPGNNITIEGSQRTGWPAIVALDDGTEYVANHANTAGYFGWTQTIGASNTGWTQKNSDASEPLLWPRAAVSGDTIHIFGVVDYDITYNGQSPAPIYLRSTDGGDTWDGLVQPTGIGSTFFDGIGGDSYAIDANGDVVAFVLFDIMSDCVLFKSTDGGDNWTKKIIADFPVNLYDWEGGVLIDEDTDGIADTCTTVNNADVVIDDNGVVHVGFSTLLIVDDDPGDNAASYFFAYNNGIHYWNDTMDEGYYDGTPTSSSFHELYISDVTEMWIGWTPDLDESGIIGDGITGSGKYGFQGWCGYPSIALDASDNIYISYSATMEGDDYLKLDANPEPQNFKHILVSQKIGSTWEDPIDVTSVDGTNAENIYCTLAKNADTHLYMQYQWDNEPGLNINTNGDGDAATYNYILFKAIPLPISVSEVKSIENNIAVMVYPNPANDIINVNANNIKYIEVYNILGTGIMLIKDNFDNIDVSTLSSGSYVFKVTTDEGVAVKKVQIN from the coding sequence ATGAAAAAATTATTGACTTTTATGCTTGGAGTACTATTTGTAACCGGAATAGTTGCTCAAGACGGGAAAAACAGAACTGCTGTTCCCGTAAAATCACAAAAAAAAATCATTAGTCTCGGTACATGTAATACTTTAAACTCAAAATTAATTCCTGATGCAGTACCGGTTGGTTTTACAAATTATGATCTTCAAACTAATGATGGTATTGCCAAAAGATTAATAAATCATGGTGATGGTACTTTTTCAACTGTATGGATACAATATCAGGGAGAAACTTTACCGGGAGCACCGGAAAGAGGAAGTGGTTATAATTATTATGATGGTTCATCATGGTTATATACTCTTTTGACAGAACCGGGTAATAATATTACAATTGAAGGATCCCAACGTACCGGTTGGCCGGCAATTGTAGCTCTTGATGACGGAACAGAATATGTTGCAAATCACGCTAATACTGCCGGCTATTTTGGATGGACACAAACTATTGGTGCATCCAATACCGGTTGGACGCAGAAAAATTCAGATGCAAGTGAGCCGTTATTATGGCCTCGTGCTGCCGTTTCAGGTGACACAATACATATTTTTGGTGTTGTTGATTATGATATTACATATAATGGTCAAAGTCCTGCTCCTATTTATCTGCGATCAACTGATGGAGGAGATACTTGGGACGGATTAGTTCAACCTACCGGTATTGGTTCAACTTTTTTTGATGGAATCGGAGGCGATTCTTATGCTATTGATGCTAACGGTGATGTTGTTGCATTTGTATTATTTGATATAATGTCTGATTGCGTACTTTTTAAATCGACAGATGGTGGTGATAATTGGACAAAAAAAATAATTGCTGATTTTCCTGTTAATTTATATGATTGGGAAGGTGGTGTATTAATTGATGAAGATACTGATGGAATAGCTGATACATGTACTACTGTAAACAATGCAGATGTCGTTATAGATGATAATGGTGTTGTACATGTTGGATTTTCGACTCTTTTAATTGTAGATGATGACCCCGGAGATAATGCAGCAAGTTATTTTTTTGCATATAATAACGGAATTCATTATTGGAATGATACGATGGATGAGGGTTATTATGACGGAACTCCAACAAGTTCAAGTTTCCATGAATTGTATATATCAGACGTTACCGAAATGTGGATAGGCTGGACTCCTGATCTTGACGAAAGTGGTATTATTGGTGACGGAATAACCGGATCCGGGAAATATGGTTTTCAAGGTTGGTGTGGTTACCCCTCAATAGCATTAGATGCCTCTGATAATATTTATATATCATATTCAGCAACTATGGAAGGTGATGATTATTTAAAGCTAGATGCTAATCCCGAACCACAAAACTTCAAACATATTTTAGTTTCCCAAAAAATTGGATCAACATGGGAAGACCCCATTGATGTTACTTCTGTTGATGGAACAAATGCGGAAAATATATATTGTACTTTAGCAAAAAATGCTGATACTCATTTATATATGCAGTATCAATGGGATAACGAGCCCGGTCTTAATATTAATACTAACGGAGACGGCGATGCTGCAACTTATAATTATATTTTATTTAAAGCTATACCTTTGCCGATTTCTGTCAGTGAAGTTAAAAGTATAGAAAATAATATTGCAGTTATGGTATATCCTAATCCTGCAAATGATATTATAAATGTAAATGCAAATAATATTAAGTATATTGAAGTTTATAATATTTTAGGAACTGGTATTATGCTTATTAAAGATAATTTTGATAACATTGATGTATCAACTTTATCTTCCGGTTCTTATGTGTTTAAGGTTACTACGGATGAAGGTGTTGCTGTAAAAAAGGTACAAATAAATTAA